Below is a genomic region from Lepidochelys kempii isolate rLepKem1 chromosome 5, rLepKem1.hap2, whole genome shotgun sequence.
tagaccagtggttctcctATGCAGTTCTCTATGGGTTATATGGGCTCATATGAGTTACAGCTATGTGCCGATTGGGCTGCAAGCAGGCCGCAGGATGAGAACTATTGGCCTAGACCTAGGCAGAGTGAGAGGAGGGCTGATACGATCTGCAGATTCAATAAAAGTCACATATTTGGGCTCAGAAAAACGTTGTAGAGCACAAGAGCTGTCGTCATACCAAGTAGTTTAAGTGGCTTTGAAATGCTGGGCTTTTCACTTCTGAGTCATAAATTCTGATCTTGGATCAGTAAGTCACTATTGTGAGATGTCCATTTGTATCATATCTAAATAACATTATTAATTCACATTCTTTTGTTAACATACATATCCAGATCCTTGGTGTCATTGCAATCTCAGTCCCAGATGTTTCTTCCAGTATAGAGCTGAGGTACATAGGCTGGAAAGATTGTGCAGAGCAGTCGTTTTCTTTCTGCATATGCTTTTATGGCACTGTGGTGTTTTTCTTTGCCCAAAATGGGGTTAGTCTTCAGATGGTATGTCTTCCCAAAAAATCACAGCTGGCCtaggccagctgactcaggcttgtgctgTGGGGCTATTTTATTGTTCTATAGACTtctaggctccagcccaagtccggAAGTCTACAGAACAATGAAACAGCCGcacagcctgagcctgagtcatctggcatgggccagccacaggtttctCTTTGCTGTGTGGATATACACAGAGTTAACAAATCAGCGCCTTTAATGAGTGTTAAGTACATTTGCTACAAACGTTTCTTGTCTAAATGTTTGATTCATTAAATAAGAACActaaacctttttcttttttcctatagTTTGAGGGTGGGTCTGGATATGGTAAGTTTATATTTATACATTTTACGCATAGTTTACTGCTTAGTATTATAAGGACTTGATGCATACGTTTAAATCAGACTATTCTTATGCAGGGGGTCGTGGATCATACGGTGATCTCGGTGGACCCATCATCACAACACAAGTAACGATTCCCAAAGATGtaagtattttattctttttgtaaTAGCTCTCTAAAACATCTTGTCCAGATTGTACAAATGAACCAGAAATATTTCAGATGctcaccctttttctttctatGCTGTATATATTTTTCCAAACTGCCACTCTTCGATTATTTGATGTTCATTTTGTCGCTTCATTTTACAAAAATAACTAATAGTAAAACTTAGTATTTTACTGATCTTGAGCAATCAAAATAGACTAGTCAACTTGATTTTTTTGCTTAGTCAATTTGACTATTTCTCAAAAATACTGTGAACAAATGGTGGCCACAAGGGAGCAATTTCCATTGGCACTCTAAAAAATCATAGAAACTACTGAGAGTAACACCTTGAATTCTGTAACTGCTTTTACAGagaaattttatattaaaatgtaaatgactGGCTTTTTTTTTCTAGTTGGCTGGATCTATTATTGGGAAAGGAGGTCAGAGGATCAAACAAATACGTCATGAATCAGGGGCTTCAATCAAAATTGATGAACCTTTAGAAGGCTCAGAAGACCGGATAATAACTATTACAGGCACACAGGATCAGATACAGAATGCACAGTATTTACTGCAGAACAGGCAAGTTAAAGTTTTAATGTTGCACTCCCACTAAATTCTAAAGCTCTTCTTCTCTATTTATATGATGTAGCTTTTAGAAGGCagggttttaaaaatatctatataAGGACCTGACTTCTACACTTGGTAGTTTTGCCTTTTATTCTCTTTTGTTCTCCATTCTTACTAAAATGAAGACGCCCTCAAAACTAATCTTGCTGGAAGACGCCTTAACCAAGCAGTCCTCTCATTTCTCTggtgaaaactgctgcaaaaactACTTCTAATAAATTATATAGAGCCTGTAGAAAATATAGAAGATTTCAGTGGATGTTGGTCTAGTTCTGTGTGGAAGACTAGtgattttgttgtttttagaTAACTAAATCGACAACAAATCGCAGTCTGCCATATGGCACAGGCCATCCCTCTACAGGACAAGTTGAAAACGATTGGTGCTGTTAATGCAGCATTTCACACCTTACTGGCATTACCTTGTCTTTTCTGCCAAATATTAACAGCTTTAGATTTAATTTGCTTAATTTTTCTGTATTAACATGTTGGCTAACTAGTAAATATTTTGTAATAATAGATTTGAATGTTGAACTTCAGAGTATTAATGCTTAAATGTGAATTAAACCCTTAGTCTTTAAAAATATGCAAGTGTTTTGAGAACTTGTAAttttgagtttttttaaaaaatgtgtgtaaATATTGATGCAAAATGTATGTTCAACCATTCTAATacatgcttttttttctttttcttttatagtgTGAAGCAGTATGCAGATGTTGAAGGATTCTAATGcaagatattttttcttttttatagtgTGAAGCAGTATTCTGGAAAGTTTTTCTAAGACTAGTGAAGAACTGAAGGAGtcctgcatctttttttttttatctgcttcTGTTTAAAAAGCCAACATTCCTCTGCTTCATAGGTGTTCTGCATTTGAGGTGTAGTGAAAGCTTTGCTGTCCACCAGATGTAATGTTTTAGTTCCTTACAAATATTTGGGGGGGAAACAGGGTGTTGCGCGAGACTAACATTGGAATTTTGAAACAGCAGCAGAGAgagtggtttttatttttgttagttgGTGGTAATCTGTAATGTTTTTCTGTAACTATTGTGAACACCCTGCTTTATGtacactgtatttttatttttattttttgaaggggGAGAATATTAGTAGTCCATGTTTCTGGCATCCATTCAGAGCAGTGTGCAGAATGTAATGCTCTTTTGTAAGAAAtgttttatgatttttaaaataaatttagtgAATCTATACTTGGTGGTCATTTTTTTAGATATCCATGAAGGTAATATCTAAAGTTGatgctcttctcctccccccttctccccccgcaAGGAATTGTAATTGAAAATTGCTGTTAAGTTCTTCTGCTTCTGATACAGACTTTGTGTTTTGGCAAATTAAAGTGTATTGGTGAAAATACCATGATTCAAAGCTTTGCTGCTTGAGAATAAATTGAAACATACGCAAAAGTTGGGTTGGGTTTGGGTTTGTTGCAAGTGTTTGTCCCTACTTATCTGATTTGCAGCACATTTGTCTATATTACTGACTGTATGTGAATAAAACCTTTAAAACTTTGTGATATCTGAGTTACAATGTTAGATTCCACCTGAAGTCTGGTCATTGATGGCCTTGCTGTATCAAATAACACTGTTATAGAGATGAAAGATGGTGTAcctttaataaatacattttgatttgttttcacATCTTTCAATTGTATGAGGTAGACACTTCTAAAGAATTGGGAGTTTGATAGATACTCTGTAACACTTGTATTGTTTCCCTGTTAAATGTTGGATTATGTAGGAAACATGAGAAAttcaaaaaatgataaaagtacCTCTAGATATCTCATGTACCTTGACATTTGTAGTGATAGTTTACAAGTTTTAATTTCACttcctaaataaaaataaatgaaaaaaaaaaaactatccaCCTTACACACGGCTGGATCTGATAAATCTAGTTTGTGTGGATGCTTGTTTTCATTACTGAGACATTTCACTTCAGCTACCCTCCCAAACAGCTATCAACACCACTTGTGGCAAAGATGTAGATACTAGAAAGCTGGTTATTGTGTGTTGCTATTCTTACACATGCTTTATAAAAATTGCTCTAGTTTAAGTAGGATTGAGTAGAGAAAACAAGAAATTGTCAGCTTCCTCAATtcctaaaataaatataaagcagtagttctcaaactattgtattggtggacccctttcacacagcaagcctcttgAGTGTGACGTGACATGCCCTGCCCCCTGTAAATTAAACACACTTGTGTATATATTTAACAcctttataaatgctggaggcaaagtggggattggggtggaggctgagtgCTTGTGacccctcatgtaataacctcacagtTATTCCACTGAATAGCAGAGGTGGGGTTGCTGGTATTTTCTGTGCAGGAAATGGTAGTGTCCAactatattttattaaatgtggACTATTTCACAGTACAGTGTAAATGAGCCTAAAACTGGTGTTACAATTATTAGCCTTTGCAGGCAGATGGGCCTGTTGTCAGgtagaccagtgattctcaaaagTGGGTTGTGACTTTAATGTGGTTGCCAaagccagcattagacttgctggaacccagggctgaagctaaaGCTTGAGCTctaccctctctcccctccccctgccccatgtaGTAACTTATTATCTGAAAGGGGTCATAATGCAATGAGCTTTAAGAACTCCTGGGTTAGAGTgacttgcacattgcaggccacggaatctcattATCTTTTCCTGAAATAGACCCATAACTTCTGTCTCAAATCATGATCTAAAGGCTTTTGAGTTACAGAAGGCATAGTGTCTTGTGTCTTTCTGACTACCAGCGGCTAACAAACGGCTTCTATGGGGGAACATGACGCGGTATTTTGTTCACGTTCCTTAAGCCTGTTGTAGGCATATAACGCTTTAAAATAAAGCGCGGTGCTTTCTGTGTTCAAATCGCTCTGCGAGCAATTGATTATCCGTGCTCCAATATCATTCCCTCAGAACTCCCTTTTTCTGCCTTCCCCGCATTCTCCTTTACCCCCAAATCAGCAGCTAGCCCCTCTCACTGCACCAGGAGTTACAGAGAAGGAAAGCGTTTGGCAGAAGCGCCATAAAGAGTCCGTCAGGCGGAGTTAGCGCCCCACCGCCTTCTGATACAAACTGCTGTAAAGGCCAGGCCGAGCCCCCGCTCCGTTAATCGGCTCTTTCTGGCAGCCTGTGTATTAGCTCCGAAGGAGCGCCCCGCGTCTTGTCTTCTCGCCGCTGTTATGCGCCTCAGGCAAGTCCCCATTGGCCGCGGAAGGTGCGACGGCTGGAAGAAAGGCGGAAGGGGCAGGCTGTGCGCCGCTGTTCCTCGTTCTGTGGCGCAGCCTCCTTGTTCCGTCGCTCGCTGTGCGGAGCACTCCGCGCGTCCGCCCAGGTAAGCAGGGAGCCGGCTGGGGGCGCTCGTCCCCGCTGCAGCAGCGCCCGCCTGGGGTGTTCAGCGTGGGCGGGGGGCCCGGCCCCGGGCCTGAGTTCTCCTTCCTTTCTGGTACGCTCTGCGGGGAGAAGTGCTCTGGCGGCCTGTAGCTAACCACGTGCAAGGGGCGGGGCCAACTCACCGCGAGACCTGGGTGATGCTAATGATGGCCCTGTTCGTGCTGGGCCCCGCCACGCCCCTGGGTGACTCTGGgtgtttctctttctctgtcgCCAGAAGGAGAGCCATGGAAGCGTTCCTGTCCCCTAAAGACTCTGCTAGGTTCGTAGCCGAGAGCAGCCAAGACGTGCTCGTTGAAGAGGAGGGAGTGAGGAGAGTTGCAGAGGCTCTGTTCGACAAAGTCTCAGCAAAAGAGTTCAGTTTGGCTGGCTGGAAATCTCTTCACGAACTGAACCCTCAAGCAGTGAGTGATGATGCAGTGAACTGGGTGTTTCTTGCAGATACCCTTAACTTTTCCTTTTGGTCTGAACATGAAGACTGTAAGTGTCTGGTGAAGTACAGAGGCAAGATGTACAGTGGTTACTGGGCTCTTTGTGCTGCAATCAACAGAGCACTTGATGATGGTTAGTGCATAAGTACTGTGAATCGTGGTGGAGCAGCATGGCTGCTGTATGGTTGAGTAGCTTATTTAACTAAAAATCTATATGCCACTTATCATTATGATAGGAGAAGGAGGAAATTCAAGACTGTCTCAGAGTCAGTTTCAAAGTTACTCCTTTATCCTACAAATACATGGAGGTGAGCAGCTTAGTATACATGGGTAGTCCCATCAAGTTCACGTGAGATGAAATAGAAGGGCTCTAATAATACCTATTCTTACAGAAATTAAAGTAAACTATTCAATCATGTATATGCAAAACAATTTCTGTCTTGGGTTATATTTTTTCCTATTAATTATACTTTTGACAATTACGTAGTTATGCATATGTGACTCCTGTTATTTCAGATACATACtttgtaaaattaattttatatttttgtgaTTAACAAGTaaaccttgtctacactgagacTTTTAGGGAATTCTCTTCTGTTAATCTAACACCAGTGCAGCTCTAGCAAGTCTAGAAACCACAGTAAtagaggcaaagagtcctgtggcaccttatagacagaCACATtgtagcataagctttcatgggtgaatacccacttcgtcggatgtatgtagtggaaatttccagaggcaggtataaatatgcaagcaagaatcaggctagaagagggcctcatcctccctgattgaactaacctccttatccctagcctggttcttgcttgcatatttatacctgcctctgggaatttccactacatgcatccgatgaagtgggtattcaccctcaaaagcttatgctccagtatgtctgttagcctataaggtgccacaggactctttgccactttttacagatccagactaacacagctactcctctgatacttgacacagTGCCTGGTGTTGGCTGGTGCTTCCACAGTTGCTATCACTGAAGGAGTGCTAGCCCAATGGTGAAGGTATGGCGAAAAATTCTCCTTGTGGGTCTAGTTAAATGTCATAATGAAGAAACCACAATGAGTGCATACAAATAAGGGGAAAGCTGTAAGAGTATTTTATGTGGATTCAGAATGACTGGTGTAAAAATATGAGTAAGAATCACGTACTGATATTTGCATGGGAATATTATTTAAACCTCAAATCAAGTGTTGAAGACTAGTAGAAATGGGGAAAGACacagaagaaagagaagaaatgtaCTATGATGACCTGCTGTTGGGAGCTGTTATGTATAGGAGTCTACAGACCTAATAAAGCACTGTCTCCATTTAAAACCAAACTTAACAGTTATCTGAATACTTGATTCATCTTAATTTGTAAACATTACTTTCTAGTGTACAAGTGGAATATAACCACTCCAATCCTCAGTGTATTATTATTTTGCAAATGCGTATATAACATGACATtctaaaaggttttgttttcctttttctgaagGAATACCTATTACCAGTGCGGCATATTATGCCACTATGACACTTGAGCAGGTTAGACATGTATTTCGCTCTGACACAGATGTCCCCATGCCTTTGATTGAAGAGAGACATCGTATtctgaaagaaactgggacaaTTCTGCTTGAGAAGTTTGGAGGCTCTTTCGTCACCTGTGTTAAAATGAGTGAGAAAAGTGCTCAGAAACTACTGCGTATAGTAGTCGAGAATTTTCCTTCTTACAGAGATGAGGCTACATTTAAGGTAAGTTAGTTCTGCTGGGGAATTTTGAACTTCAAAAGAGCTCACTTATTACTGAGCGTACCCCAAAACTATTGTTAAGCTGTccatgaaaactttttttttttttttttttaaatgacaacagGTCAAATTTTGTCAGAATTGAGGTCTTGTGAAAACAAGCTTCCATAAAATCAAAGACTAATAGAAATGCtgccctgaaatctttttatttttgaatttcaaTGGTAACAATTCTTCTGCTGTGTTTGCAATCCAAACATTATAGCATGGTGCTAGTGCTTGAGAACCTGAGAGTGAAATTGACTAATCAATTTTTGCTGATGTTTCTCTCCTGTAAAAAGCAAACAGCATGTAGTGAAAAGCAAATCTGATATTTTAATGggtttttaataatatttaatcaTTAGTAATAAagggaactttttttttgtttcttttaagaaatTAATTTTAAGATGTGGTAAAATTGTGTTTTATCTATACAGCTAACAATAGATAACAAAATTACAAGAATTACTTAAAACTCACTTGCTTAATTAAAGCCTTTGTGCTCCTTGAAACCCaataggccaggggtggccaacctgtggctccggagccacgtgcggctcttcagaagttttATATGTGGCTCCTTATATAGGCatcaactccagggctggagctacagtcgacaactttccaatgtgccagggggtggtcactgctcaacccctggctctgccacaggccctgtccccactccaccccttcctaccccctcccctgagcctgctgtgcttccactccttccccctcttccctcccccccccccccccccagcctcctgcatgccacgaaacagctgatcaggagggagggggaagtgctgattggcagggctgccagtgggtgggaggcgctggaagGGGGAACTGATGGCGGAGGGCGGGGagagctgctgatgtattactgtggctctttggcaatgtaactagtaaattctggctccttctcaagctcaggttggccacccctgcaatagGGACTGCCTTAATTACTTGCACTGATAAATAACTCCTGTACTAGTCAGTGATGCATTCCTTATGGATGATGCACACTTTTCTGAGTAAAAGCACAGTTTATTTTCCTTCTTCACCAttcttgctgtttgtttttgtattgtagGAGTCACAGGGTTCCCAATcaaatcagggtcccattgtaccAGGGTCTATATAAACACACAGGAAGAGATGATTCCAGCCCCTGAAAGTTCATATTCTGCTCCCACTAACCCTATTTTTCCTTTTATCTGAGAGTATGTCTATGCTACCAAATTAGGTCGGTTTTATAGAaggcgattttatacagttgatttgTGTATGtgcccactaagcacattaagtcagcggagtatgtcctcaataccatggctagcatcgacttacagagcagtgcactgtgggtagctatcccacagttcccgcagtctccactgcccattggaattccgggttaagctcccaatgcctgatggggcaaaaatattgttgagggtggttttgggtacatgtcgtcagtcgcctccttccttccctccatgaaagcaacgacagacaattgtttcgcg
It encodes:
- the QNG1 gene encoding queuosine 5'-phosphate N-glycosylase/hydrolase isoform X2 encodes the protein MLMMALFVLGPATPLGDSGCFSFSVARRRAMEAFLSPKDSARFVAESSQDVLVEEEGVRRVAEALFDKVSAKEFSLAGWKSLHELNPQAVSDDAVNWVFLADTLNFSFWSEHEDCKCLVKYRGKMYSGYWALCAAINRALDDGIPITSAAYYATMTLEQVRHVFRSDTDVPMPLIEERHRILKETGTILLEKFGGSFVTCVKMSEKSAQKLLRIVVENFPSYRDEATFKGKKVSFYKRAQILVADTWSSLEGKGDGCFSDISSLTIFADYRIPQVLVHLGAMRYSDELMRKLREGVMFHSGDQQEVEIRGCSIWCCGLICDHLLELYKRKGQNMSERINAVLLDYYLWDYARDHREDMKEIPIHRVRCIYY
- the QNG1 gene encoding queuosine 5'-phosphate N-glycosylase/hydrolase isoform X1, with protein sequence MEAFLSPKDSARFVAESSQDVLVEEEGVRRVAEALFDKVSAKEFSLAGWKSLHELNPQAVSDDAVNWVFLADTLNFSFWSEHEDCKCLVKYRGKMYSGYWALCAAINRALDDGIPITSAAYYATMTLEQVRHVFRSDTDVPMPLIEERHRILKETGTILLEKFGGSFVTCVKMSEKSAQKLLRIVVENFPSYRDEATFKGKKVSFYKRAQILVADTWSSLEGKGDGCFSDISSLTIFADYRIPQVLVHLGAMRYSDELMRKLREGVMFHSGDQQEVEIRGCSIWCCGLICDHLLELYKRKGQNMSERINAVLLDYYLWDYARDHREDMKEIPIHRVRCIYY